In one Salmo salar unplaced genomic scaffold, Ssal_v3.1, whole genome shotgun sequence genomic region, the following are encoded:
- the LOC123723794 gene encoding endonuclease domain-containing 1 protein-like, with translation MMGVLNHLSTLLLLSLLPPALSHVVKKFSDVPQCQNFFLEGTTPNIPGILVDGTVQNQNRYKPICQLYNTMYRFATLYDTSNRIPVFSAYTFTGPSTDRRPDDPWKIEPQLDGVNNPVMQNIGGVHYQHQAGNYDYGNPLDYHYVNRGHLFPNSHAHDLDTQESTFTLTNIVPQDVKFNGGSWSDMERNVREKLKTDCINNNGKIEAYVVTGAVPSKSNTLNNRVNIPDLMWTAYCCYNRKMKKPIAEAHWQWNKEIKKNTVNPVTLGKLEEMLNKYLKGKGGPVKVFPKDCPR, from the exons ATGATGGGGGTATTGAatcatctctctactctcctccttctctctctccttcctcctgctctctctcatgTAGTGAAGAAGTTCAGTGATGTTCCACAGTGCCAGAATTTCTTCCTGGAGGGGACAACTCCAAATATCCCAGGTATTTTGGTTGATGGGACAGTACAGAACCAGAACCGCTACAAGCCGATTTGCCAGTTGTACAACACAATGTACAGGTTTGCAACTCTCTACGACACATCCAACAGGATCCCTGTGTTCTCAGCCTACACCTTCACTGGTCCTTCTACAGACCGCAGACCAGATGATCCCTGGAAGATCGAGCCACAG CTCGACGGGGTAAACAATCCTGTAATGCAGAATATAGGAGGAGTCCATTACCAACACCAGGCTGGGAACTACGACTATGGAAACCCATTAGATTATCATTATGTGAACAGAGGTCACCTCTTCCCAAATTCACATGCTCATGACCTTGATACTCAGGAGTCCACCTTTACCCTGACCAACATCGTTCCCCAGGACGTCAAATTCAACGGGGGCAGCTGGAGTGATATGGAGAGAAATGTCAGAGAAAAGCTTAAGACGGACTGTATTAATAACAACGGGAAGATAGAAGCctatgtggtgactggagcagtTCCCAGTAAGAGCAACACACTGAACAACCGAGTGAACATCCCAGATCTCATGTGGACAGCCTACTGCTGTTACAACAGGAAGATGAAGAAGCCGATAGCCGAAGCACACTGGCAGTGGAACAAGGAGATAAAGAAGAATACCGTGAATCCAGTAACCTTGGGAAAACTCGAAGAGATGTTGAACAAATATCTCAAAGGTAAAGGTGGTCCTGTCAAGGTGTTCCCAAAAGATTGTCCAAGATAA